The Vitis riparia cultivar Riparia Gloire de Montpellier isolate 1030 unplaced genomic scaffold, EGFV_Vit.rip_1.0 scaffold669_pilon_pilon, whole genome shotgun sequence genome includes the window GCATAGAAGTCTGAGAGGGCCATGATCCTAGTGTTCATGACAGTCCTTAAAGTAGCTTGTACTTACCCTTGTCCCCAAAGATCTCTTGTAGACTGAAGAGAATATCATATGTCATGGCATAAGACACATGTTGATGTTGCAACATGTCATCTAAAGACCAAAGTATGATACACTTAACCTTTTGATCCGCAGTATGTCATCTATAATAAACATCCTTTTCTTCGTGTGAGGATTATTCATTGGGGGCATTTGAAGCAAATTCGTAAGTTACCCATTTTAATTCTTCTTATGTGAGAACTATGTCTAGATTTCTTTTGTAATCCACATTGTTAGATGTGATCAATTTATTACTTGTAAAAATGAAAGTGACTGAATTATACAACATGATTGTTATATAGAAATTAAACATGCATTAATAATTTAGCATTcaccataaaataaattatatgatcaatttagCAAAATGTAGAACTTTAAGGACTACATATCTTTTGTGAAGTATCCTAGTTTCATAAGAATCAATCATATATTGGATAGGTCATGATTTTATTACCGGGTAAAGACCCTCTCAAATTGATTTGATCTTGTCTTATTTAACCCTAAGGTAAGGGTAACATACCACTAATATTTTAACTCTTAGACTATGCAAGTAGGACCATGTTGgttgatttaattatttcatatatatctaaGTTAAGTGTATCATTGTTATGCTTAAgatcaatgttaccaagtgaagaACTCCACCTTTTAATCACAAATTCTAATTTGAATAACACAAGGTATAAATGAATGAGTATTTATGAAATTTAGtctaaaaaattctaatatttcttAACAatcaatatataattaaaaatcctaaTTATCATTCAGTTAccaatttttaattcattttaaaatataaaaaatcttaattattattcaatgaccaattttgtttgttattttttaaatattttatctgaattatgtaaaataaaaggaaacataatgataattattataaatatttttaatatgtaaaaataaatagaattaattaacACTTAACAGTATgcaaacattaataaaaatatacaactcACCATTTAATAGTATTTAGACAttgctaaaaaataaattgtctaAACACCCAATAATGTTAAACCTTATTTAGATATAAgtcaaattcaaacaaaaaacaaatatattaaatatttaataacattCATCttcattcaaatttaattagaattgaTATTTATTCCAATATATTtcacataaaaaagaaactctAATTATTGTCAAAGATTAAAGGgtaatcattttcttcttttctttcttcccaaAACGATTCTAAAACTCTAAATATTTCAACTACTTcatgatttataaatttagattaaCCATGTAAAGTTGTAACTTTGAAAAGTTCTTATTGGAGACGTTCCGAGTCCATAACGATTGCACCAAATATCCATATAACTTGCATGTCCTAGAAGCAAAAGCAGCcatataatatcatatttaactCGGTCCATAAGAGTGGGAACTGTACAACTAGATAAGATTTCTCATGTTGAATTCAGTTACCTTGACCAAATCAAAGTATGTTTTGTGGGACTCACATCATTCTACAAACCATAAAGAAGATGATGCTCCTTTCACAACAAATTTCTAAAGAAAGTCGCAGTCAATCCTATCAAACCAATAGGCGATTAAACAATAGTCTTGTCATTTTAATCAAGACTTCAAAAAATACAATGTGATATAATAAAGTATTAGCTATTGTTTCTTTGATAATTAAGACACAAAGGGTAGCTTATAACAAAAAATCATAGGTATCCTTCATGGAAACTCATGTCATAGCTTCCTTGTCGCGTCAAAAATAgactatttcttcaattttcataaCTAGTGGAGGTGCTGAGTTGTAATATGATATGGGGTTGAATCTCTATCAATCATTATCTCCAGCTTCTGGCATGAGAACTGCGTATTAGCTGGTAGGAAATTTCAACATTTCCAGCTCTTGATGGCAGCATTTGGCAGAGGTTGAGGTTATTTTGTCCCAAATGTACAACCATGAGAGCAAATTTTTCCCTGCATTTCCCGCATTTTAGGCAGAGAGTCAAAACTCAAAGACTTAAAAGCCTAGTGTAAACCGTAGACACATCAACTTGGAATATTAATTTTTCGACAAAACACTAGATGACGACCATGTAATAAGCATGGAATTGAGGTTTCAATATATTTGAATTCATGTAATATTGTATTGGATAGTCTAGATGATGAAGCACTGAAAAGATGAATGACAGAGGGAATTGgcttaataatattattgatgctGAAGTGTGTATTTATACAGGGAGGTTTGTGATCTTTTCCTACAAGTCAAGAATTAGGTACTATATTCTAGGCTATCCAACTATAAGTCAGGGATTACAATATGAAGAATAACATATATAGATCATCTATTCTTAATATGGAAGATTTAGGAAGATTGActtttcaacactccccctcaagttgaaGAGTGGATATCCTGCACTCCCAACTTGCAAATCATAGGAGCAAAAATCTCCTTTCCCAATGGTTTGGTTAGAATGTCTGCAAGTTGGTGCGCTGAGCTCACATGTCTTGTAATAATGGAACCATCTTGGATCTTGTCCCTAATATAGTGACAATCCATCTCAATGTGTCTAGTACGCTCATGGAAAACAGGGTTGGTTGCAATGTGCAACGCTGCCTTATTGTCACAATGCAGCAAGGCAGGTTCCTGATGTAAAACACCCAAATCTTTCAAAAGGTACTGAAGCCATGTCAACTCACAACAAGCTCCTGTCATTGCACAATACTCTACTTCGGCTGAAGAGGGTGACATCGTTTTCTATCGCTTTGATCTCCAAGAAATCAGTGAAGGTCCAAGGAATACATAGTAGCTTGTAGTGGACCTTCTAGTAAGTGGACAACCTGCCCAATCTGAATCACAGTAGGctctcaatttgaaatcattattCGAAGAGAAGAATAGACCCTGACTAAGTGCATTCTTGAGATAACACACAACTCTGAACGCTGCTTCCATATGAGCCTTTCTCGGTTGATGCATAAACCGGCTTAACACATGAACTACATAAGTGATATCTGGCCTTGACACAGTTAGATATATTAACCTTCCAACCAATCTCCTATAACGACCTTGATCCTTGAGCCAATCGCTCTTATCAAACAATTTCAATCCTCGTTCCATAGGTGTATCAATAGGGGCAGCGCCCAACAGTCCTACATCCTCAATAATCTCTAATGCATACTTACGTTGGGAaataaaaatcccatttttagaAGCAGAAACCTCAatgccaagaaagtattttaaatcacctaaatgtgttttttttttcactactATGTAGGTTTTATACACATTTAGGTTCATATTTTTAAGTAAGAATACAACTTCGATGAGATGTAAATCAATTCATATTAAATCCATCTATTAATACATCTGGTCTTAAATACAACATGATCAAGTTCATGAAAGGAATTTCCAAGTCATGTCAAATCCACATACAACTTGAGTTGTTATGGgttagaaataaaaagagtaaatgaaataattattttaataccataaaatataaattatattacaaAGTAAGAAGTTAAAAACTAAATATCTCTCAAAACATAGAATATATCATTAGctagtaatttaatatgaataaCAACCACAAACTCAAGTTTCAACATTTATAGGTACTTCATTAATTAAGCTAAAATGTTAAGCTGTTACACCAAtatagtgaaaaaataaaaaagggcttataattttatccttaattccttctatatttttcatattttaaatatacaatgaataataaaatttgtaaaaaataaatgaatagtaATGTATAGattctgattttaaaaataatataaataatgacCATCtagataaataatataatgctaaattttaaaaattatgtattttcaaaGACGATAatacattaattaaaattataaaataatgattctaatattttaataaatctctaaattgtatatatatatatattaaataagcaGTAAAATCATGGAAAAATGATAActactaataatattttattcaaaattaattatagaataaatataattattttaaaaaaaattatgtgaatATACGTACATTTAATAGGACATACAGTTTCCTTGCATCCTGCGATCAAGAGAGAAAAGTCCAGTCGGGTCTCCTTCTCAGATTGACTGCAGACTAGTCCTACTTCCAGCTGGCTTCtgctttcaaaattcaaaattctaagTCCTATAAATAATCTCTTAATTTCTCTCCAATATTATGACTACCATAGCTTCCAACAAGTTCGAAGATGAGAAGGAACCTTACCCAAATCCTTATCTCTCTCTTGTTCTTTCTCTTTCCCACGATTTTCTTCATAGAAAAGGGCATGGCACAGAACACAACAATCCCAGTTAAAGTGGGAGTGGTTCTGGACTTGGATACATGGGTTGGGAAGATGGGGTTGAGCTGCATCTCCATGGCCCTCTCAGACTTCTATGCCTCTCATGGCCACTACAAAACCAGGGTGGTTACAAAAGTCAGAGATTCCAAAAGAGATGTTGTTAGTGCAGCTGCAGCAGGTACTATCCCTTAAATCTTCTTCTTTAAGTGTTAAACTCATCAgtctaaataattttagaagTCAAGCCATTTGGGTTTCGAGGAAGTTCGCTGGCCTTGTCTCTCTTAGAACCAATGAACTTAATTGGGAGCAGTTTAACTAGCACAGTAAAAGATATTTGCTTTCAGTATTCTCTCAGGAAAGCGCAAGAATACTCTAAAATATTagagtttattttttatgtttcctcAATATTTTCGTAACCGTACATAAATCAGAAAAGGTATTGATTTActgataatattataaatatataatgaacatattattaaaattaaaagtaattataaaattttaatatatatatatatagaaagtaaaaataataatatttattttttatatttaatattataaaaattaatataaatattttaatattttaaattttattaaatgagtgGTTATAGCCCATCCCACGAGCTGATGGTCCATGGCTCAAATCCCCAAATTCTaagaattttggatttttcaacaACTCAATATCTTTCATCCTTGTCAATCATAATTGCCACAAGGCCCACAACAGAGCCACTCCTTGACTTTGAGTTGGGCTTCCACCCCTCCACAGTGGGCTAGGCTTttgttgagagaaaaaaaaaagtttggccAACCTAGAACTGATAGCATATTTCACCAGCTCAATGGTCTGTCCGTTTCAAGGTCGGCTCAACGGGTACTCCAATCTAAAGGTTGGACCAAGCTTCCATCAATAGTTTGATATctgattttcaaaacattgtttATATCAACTTAGAGtgatccaaaaaaacaaaaaaaaaaaaattgaaaatttagaacCCACAAGATATATCTTGgggaaattaagaaaatatctcGACGAGAACAGATATGACCAAGAATTATTGCAAAAAAGTCTCAATTAATTGTGtcatgtttatttgttttattgtttcaaCTAGATAACATATCTTGGGGAAATGACCAAGAGGTTCTCATATTCACCACATGATATTTAAGGGGTAgcaaatattgttaaaaaactaTAATGGTGTCGATTTTGACATTATTTGTGAACATAAGTCGAAAACGATATGAAATTAGTGGAATTAGGTTAACGGTGAGAGCTCATTTTCATATTCGTGTTGATttatagattttaattttttttaatgaggcttttattaataaattataataactgTATTATACTTTTggcaaattattttaaaaaataagctaacatataattaagataaatttaaattttaaaataatttaaataaatcgtAATTGTGTTAAGGTAGGTGATAACTGGGATTAAATGGATTATTGATGTTATTTTTGTGAAATTGATAGACTTCTAACCCAAATGGGCCTATCTTATTAAATGAATTGCAAGTTGTATCTTGTTGAGCATACAATAACTGGGTCGtcttcatcttaaattataatatcataccatattttattattatattaggacaaaaaatatgataaacaaGGTTTTGTACCCTATTTGTGTAATGATTCATATCCAACCGAGTAAATATTGTTCGTTTTAGGCCCAAAAAAtcctcatgactttaaaatgcgtctaTATGGTTAAgaaactcatatatatataacgcTAAAAACTTTCTCCTTTATTCATTCAATATGAGATATCACAAACAACCCCTTGCCATGAGATTACAAGGCCAAAAGGACAAACACCCCTCTTGGTCTAATAtggacaatatatatataattggttGCAGTTCGTTACCGTTTGATTGCTCACTGTAGtgtagaaatttattaattcatttaaatgCTTGTTTATCGTTTGAACATGCATGCTCCTGAACTCAGCTATTGACCTCTTGCAAAATGAGGAAGTGGAGTTCGTTACCGTTTGATTGCTCACTGTAGtgtagaaatttattaattcatttaaatgCTTGTTTATCGTTTGAACATGCATGCTCCTGAACTCAGCTGTTGACCTCTTGCAAAATGAGGAAGTGGAAGCCATAATAGGGCCGGGATCATCGATGCAGGCCAACTTCATGATCGGTCTTGGAAGCAAAGCTCGGGTGCCCATCATTTCATTTTCTGCAACAAGTCCCTCTCTTTCTTCGCTTCagagtcaatattttatccGAGCTACCCTAAATGACTCAGCTCAAGTACCGGCAATAAGGGCAATAGTCCAGGCCTTTGGATGGAGAGCAGTTGTGCTTATTTACGTTGACAACGAGTATGGCAATGGAGTCATACCGTCTCTGACTAGTGCCTTGCTGGAGGTGGACGCTCATGTGACCTACTGGAGCCCCATTCATCCATCAGTAACTGACGATCAACTTGTTGAAGAACTTCACAAGTTGATGAGGATGCCAACTAGAGTTTTCATTGTGCATATGCTTACGCCTCTTGGCTACCGGCTTTTTACCAAAGCAAATGAGGCTGGAATGATGGAAGAAGGCTATGTTTGGATACTAACTGATGGGATAACCGACTTCTTGAGTACTTTGAACGCTTCAGCCATTGATTCGATGCAAGGGGTGTTGGGCGTCAAGCCCCATGTTCCAAGAACCAAAGAGcttgaaagttttaaaatcagatggaaaaagaaaatacaagaagaATATCCAACCAATGAAATCTCTGAGCTGAATATTTTTGGATTCTGGGCCTACGATGCTGCTTGTGCGCTAGCCATGGCAGTTGAAAAACTTGGCGCGGGAAACTTCAGCCTCCAAAAGACTAACATTTCCAGAGATTCAACCGGTTTTGAGAGTATTAGAGTTTCCCCAGTTGGTCCAAATATTCTCCATTCACTATTAAGTACTCGATTTAGAGGCCTTAGCGGAGATTTTCAAATTGGAGATGGGCAACTACGCACATCAGCTTTCCATATAGTTAATGTGATTGGTGAAGGGGAAAGAGGGGTTGGATTTTGGACACCAGAGAATGGAATTGTAAGAAGATCGAATTCTACTTCTAAGGCCAATCTAAGAGCCATTACATGGCCAGGAGAATCTCCTTCTGTTCCTAAAGGTTGGGTGCTTCCTACCAACGGAAAGAAGTTGAAGATAGGAGTTCCAGTGAAGGAGGGTTTTAGTGAATTTGTGAAGGTGACGCGAGATCCTATCACTAATACAACAAATATCACTGGTTACTGTATTGCTATCTTCGAAAACGTAATGGAAACATTACCATATGCTGTTCCTTACGAATACGTTCCCTTCGAGACACCTGATGGAAAGGCTGCTGGTAGCTATGATGAATTGATATCTCAAGTATATTTTCAGGTTAGCCATACTTTTTAGATTCCTTAATACACAACAATTTTCATTCAACTATGGTCATCAATTGTCAAATAGAGAGAAACTGCCATCCTTTTGCAATGAAATATCTCACCAATTTTAGCTCTACTTTTATCATGAACAGAAGTATGACGCTGTGGTGGGAGATACTACGATTCTAGCGAACAGGTCCTTGTATGTAGACTTTACACTACCTTACACCGAGTCTGGCGTATCAATGATCGTGCCCATCATCAATAACAGAAGTAAAAATGCATGGGTCTTTCTGAAGCCATTAACTTGGGACCTTTGGGTGACAAGCGCTTGTTTCTTTGTCTTCATTGGCTTTGTGATTTGGACCCTTGAACATCGAATAAATGAAGATTTCAGAGGGCCTCGTTCACATCAAGTTGGCACAATCTTCTGGTTCTCCTTCTCAACATTGGTGTTTGCTCAGAGTAATTCTCTTCCACCTCCTTGAATTTAAAtgcacaatatatatatataaatgccaattagattttggaattttataatAAGATTGGAAAACATAACTGAACCAATTCCTTCAATTTTGGAAAACACTCCATAcgtaatttctcttaaaattgatgttttcttattgattttcttttgcattctaaattaattaaatcatatttataggGGAGAGAATTGTCAGCAACTTGGCTTGGTTCGTGATGATCATATAGTTTTTTGTGGTGTTGATTCTTACTCAAAGTTACACGGCTAGCTTCACTTCGATGCTAACGGTTCAACAGCTCAAACCCACTATAACTGACATAAACGAGCTCATAAGAACGGGGCAACGCGTGGGCTACCAAAATGGCTCCttcatttttgcatttttaaaaCAGATGAAATTCGATGAATCAAACCTTGTGAAATATGATTCTCCTGAACAATTGGATGGATTATTTTCAAATGGGAGCCGAAAAGGTGGCATTGCTGCTGCATTTGATGAAATCCCTTACATGAAGCTTTTCCTAGCAAAATATTGCTCCAAATATACTGCGGTTCAGCCAACGTACAAGTTCGATGGTTTTGGATTTGTAAGTCTCTCACATCTAAATTTGTACAAAATGTCTTGTGCTGGtttctcatttttccttctttctttcctttcctttttttgtttttctttaaatttcagGTCTTCCCAAAGCATTCGCCTCTGGTATCTGACGTTTCAATGCGAATCTTACATTTGACTGAGGGAGATCAAATGGCGAAATTTGAGAAAGTATGGTTTGAGCAGAATTCGAGTTGCCTAGGGCTCAACAGCTCGCATTCTTCAGACAGCATCGGAGTCGATAGTTTTTGGGGACTATTCCTTATTGCTGGAGTGGCTTTATCttctattaaatataaattacttGATCGAGAATGATGGCCGGTACTGATGTGCTGATACCAATTCATCATATTCATATATTCGTAgcccaattattattattattattattattttcccagaattttggttttttaatgCCCCCATGCTATAATCCCAAGCTATGACACTGCCACAGACAActtaaaatatcttaaatttatattttaaaaaaaaaaaaaaaaaaaaaaaaaactattgaagAGAGTCCCCATGCTATGATCCCAAGCTATGACACTCCTCTTTTGACCCGGCCCAAAAGTTATGGCcgaagatttatttattaagccCAAAAAGATCGCCCCCATattccaattaaaatttattgccaagatagcttcgaaaattttataaattttcaaacgATGGAAACAACCCTATCAAAAATCATCCCTCACATATGAAGAACTCTTTCATGTACAAgtaaggaagaaaaaagattCAGTTTTTGCCCTTTTCCTTTATCTTTTTTCAAACCAAGTGGAAATGATTCTCTTTTCaaacaaaagtttttttatGATAGATACAGATGAGCCTGTGTCCAAAACAAGTAAGCAATTAACCACCCCAAAGACGAAGTTTGTTGTTTCCTCAAAGtctcatattaattttttattttgagtactGTGTATATATAAGATGGATAAGTAGAAATATAGGTTTAAGACAATCTATAAAATGAGAGTCTCTTATTGAAGGAAATCTGAGATGAATCTATCAGTTTATTCCACTGAGAAAATGTCAACCATGCATGCAATTACGCCAACTAAGAAACTTagcaaaattaagaaaaatgagggGGAAAAGGACCTTTTTGTGTTGAAcattttctagtaaaaaatgcttgatatataaatttctttgaatgctttttatacaaattttaatcaaatttgaaacatttttttaaccaattatTTGGTagttaattcaattatttatcataactaatgtctaaaattaattaatttgctaAGTGATACTATGGCATCCCTTTCCCTCCCTTAACAAAATTTCGTAAACTTGGCGTACAGATGATATAAGATATTTTGAGAAAACTAAAAGAGCTTTCTATGTTTAAATTAACTTGGAAATTTGTAGGGATGAACCCtaaattaataatagaaaaaggaCACTAataaggttgaaaaaaaaattacttgcattccttttttattatttttttcccttttgtctcattattttcttttcttttttttttacataaatttcattaatcaATTGTAATTGCTGAGATGGAATTTTTACCTCTAGTACCTAAGAAGCTAGCTGCTTGTATCATTCAAATACCAAAATGAAGTtaaaataatagcaataatCAGAAGTATTTctctttcaaaagaaaaaaagtattaaaagaaAGAGCATATGAACAATGATCGGTGCTACTTGTGTTTGTAGACAATGACCTCCTTAGTCCAAATCAAGTGAATTCTACCATTTGAAAGTCGTATAAAAGTTTACTTTTAATCAATGGATTAAGCAAAGTCTacattaaaagttattttatactTTGTCACGTTGAGTtatgttttgtttaattaatagaGATGACTTTAGAGatgaaaccaaattaaaaaagacaacttgattaaaaaaaaaaaacaaaaaaacaaaacaaagtcaCTTCTTATGCTTGACTATCTTCTTCACATTAGGATTAGTGAATTGAATTAATGTAATTTGAAACTTCTTATATATCTTGATTCTTGAAACTACTTATAGAGAGGCAAATAAgaagttttaagttttaaacccgaaatttttatttttcttttcttatttataaatttttgtaatgaatatgtgataatcaaatatcaaaataaaattcaatcatacATGCCCATGTGATGTACATGGAAAGCCACCTATAGAATCTACTAGGAACTCTATAAATGTAAATTTCATGCATTTAATTGATCATAGAACAAATCTATTAAATCTAAAAGAATAAGTACAGAGATTTACCTAGATTAGATGCTTCTCCCAATCATCTTGCAATGATCAACACCTACATCGTCTTCACATCCACGATACTATACCTCATAGCCCTTAGTGaactcttcaaaattttcaaggatGTGGTCAGCACATTATTAATATACggaagaataatgataataacaatttAAGGTGTGTGTTTGTTTTAACATGATAAGGTATATTTATATGAAGAAACCCTAATAGAATAGGTTGATGATGATATATGGCTACCCTACgaatgaaaatgataattttaaaaataaaaaatatttattctcacAAAAAATTACATCATTCAGAATTGATGGATTATTTGCACTAAGGAACAACCATGAAGATGAATTCTATCCTTACATTCCTTCCATTGGCGAAGATCCTGTGTGTGGGCAAGCATCAACCGCATAGTGTAAGGATAATCTTTAaagatattgattttttttggatgCAGATAAGACACAGGAAGTTGACCTGTTGTGTTAGGCAGCAATAAAATTCGTGAATTTGACGGAATTTAAGGCAGTCACCTATGTCCTGTAAAAAAAATCGATCATCCTTTTCAATCCGATCTTGGATTAAACTGACCCAGCAAGCTTTTCGAAAATTCATTAGAACAAATTTCTCCATTTTCCGTAACGCTTTAAGCTAAGAAGATATTTTTATAGTAGGAAATGGCTTTTTGcaataacattttatttcataggaaaacaatttttcagtGATGAGTTGTTGTTCATAGCAAATAGATGGCATTTAACAGTCACATACATTtgtagtaaataattttttttaaaaaaatcaaaatcactttTATGTAGGATATATATATCTTTCTAGTAAACTggttatttataatttttgggcccaaagtttatattattgtaaaaaaaataaattttaattattatatttcttgGGGCAAGTATGTTCTTATAATATTTTGCAATTTAATAACTTAcattattaatacaaaaaagTTAATGGCATTCACTAATTTGTTCCGTAAcaatatgagaaaaaataaactatGGAATAacaatatggaaaaaaataaattatggaaCAAGTAAATATAAGTAGCATTTTTTGCATTATATTTATCTAAGACAAATCTAAATTTGGTAACTGATTTtacataataaaatgatttttcccaTTTAGCCACACCTAACAAAATAAAAGGTTCTGATAGCAAAAATGTAGAAACATTTTAcatttaactatttaaatataaaaattaaatcaatcacttaaaaaaatatattttagttaaattttcaaaatctaaattaaattttaatatttagaaaccTTTGGATTCAAGtttatttttgacaaatttGGAAATATCCAAATCTTAGTTATCATTTTCTGTTGCACATTCTAAAtcctatttagtttttttttttaaatgttatttttccgtTGTGAATAGGATTTAGAAAGCCTTAGGAAGATTTTCATGCACCAAAAATTTTCATGCACATAACTTAATCTTGGATAGGGAATGGAGAGTTATGGGGTTCCTTACAACATCAATCGTCATGAACACTCGAGCACCAAAAATTTTCCAAGGGTGTTGGATGCAGCTTTTGGCATGCTAGATACATAGCTCGATTAGTTGAGCCGTTGGATGCACCATTCTATTAGTTGAGCTATTGGATGCAGTTTCCAATGCTTAAGTCCAGTATTGCTCAATTGGTCAAGATGCTCAATCACTAATCCAATCGCTCAAGCATTCCTGTAGATTCCTAGAATCCAAGAGTTGTTCTTTACACTTTAAGTGGTTGTTTTTCTCCAAAGTTTCCAACTTTCTAGCAAGATACTATGCATAGACCTCTTGTGTCTTGTCGAATTGCAAGGTGAAGGGACATGCTAAGTAATTTGCAGAAGGTATCTTCTCAACCAATATATCACCCTTTTGAACTATCTCATGAATCAACTCGTATTTTCTCTTTATGTGTTTTCTAGTGGTTTCTTAGTTCTTTAGACTGTGTTATAGCCCATTATTGTCATAAAAAAGTATCATGAGTTATATAACCAAGGGAATGACCCCTAGTTCCATAAGGAACTTCCTAAGCTAAACGACGTCCTTTGCTGTTTTAGAAATTGCAATGTACTCAACTTCTATAGTGGAGTCAATAATGCAAGATTGTTTCACACTCCTCCAACTAACAATCGCACTaccaaaagtaaaaacaaaactGGATGTAGACCGATGAGAATCCTTATCAAACTGAAAGTTTGAATTTGTATATCCTTTGGGTACTAACTCGTCA containing:
- the LOC117910245 gene encoding glutamate receptor 2.7-like, with the translated sequence MRRNLTQILISLLFFLFPTIFFIEKGMAQNTTIPVKVGVVLDLDTWVGKMGLSCISMALSDFYASHGHYKTRVVTKVRDSKRDVVSAAAAAVDLLQNEEVEAIIGPGSSMQANFMIGLGSKARVPIISFSATSPSLSSLQSQYFIRATLNDSAQVPAIRAIVQAFGWRAVVLIYVDNEYGNGVIPSLTSALLEVDAHVTYWSPIHPSVTDDQLVEELHKLMRMPTRVFIVHMLTPLGYRLFTKANEAGMMEEGYVWILTDGITDFLSTLNASAIDSMQGVLGVKPHVPRTKELESFKIRWKKKIQEEYPTNEISELNIFGFWAYDAACALAMAVEKLGAGNFSLQKTNISRDSTGFESIRVSPVGPNILHSLLSTRFRGLSGDFQIGDGQLRTSAFHIVNVIGEGERGVGFWTPENGIVRRSNSTSKANLRAITWPGESPSVPKGWVLPTNGKKLKIGVPVKEGFSEFVKVTRDPITNTTNITGYCIAIFENVMETLPYAVPYEYVPFETPDGKAAGSYDELISQVYFQKYDAVVGDTTILANRSLYVDFTLPYTESGVSMIVPIINNRSKNAWVFLKPLTWDLWVTSACFFVFIGFVIWTLEHRINEDFRGPRSHQVGTIFWFSFSTLVFAQRERIVSNLAWFVMII